The Henckelia pumila isolate YLH828 chromosome 2, ASM3356847v2, whole genome shotgun sequence genome includes a window with the following:
- the LOC140879326 gene encoding uncharacterized protein, producing MDKAWMSKNRLSHEYEVGVESFLQFAMQNANDPNEIPCPCTRCGNLQMKDVRTIRAHLCSNGMDLTYHTWIWHGERSTVKNPMNDSDQVGPDEHKYFAEETIDMAHDAYDSYAENPSQFHKILEDAEHLYTLDAQNLQREMLPDHNELPLSYYDAKKSFSALGMNYVKIHACPNDCILYRKEFEDLSNCPICGMSRWKLGNNSVVNEGTPTKVLWYFPPIPRFQRLFRNKEVSKELTWHADKRICDGYLRDPADSSAWKVVDHKWPDFASESRNLRLAISAYGINPHSLMSSAYSCFPVVMITYNLPPWLCMKRKFMMLTLLISGPKQPGNDIDVYLAPLVDDLKCLWEIGVDAYDAYRKEYFSLRAVLLWTINDFPAYGNMSGCVVKGYQACPICGEETYSTRLKHSRKMSYTGKTKYGVAARLDLVEMNVRTDLAPKMEENRTFLPAACFTLSRTEKRKLCNSLFGMKVPTGYSSNVKNLVSVKDLKLVGLKSHDYHILMQQLFPIAIRDVLPKHVRDNIIRLCGFFNVLCNKVIDVSKLDGLQREIVTLLCMLEKYFPPSFFDIMVHLTVHLVREVKLCGPVWYRQMYPFERFMKILKGYVQNRNRPEGCIAECYVAEEAVEFCSDYMSNVHTIGIPTRHRQLQLTRPLSGAVVYSTSLDELHQAHRYVLENDVDVDPYIEEHMTFLNEKFPNKAKSKKWLQDEHNRAFANWLRDRVGSGVGHSTCQISERLKWIAHGPRNQVLKYSSYLIDGVTYHTKECDDTRVVQNSGVSLIAKTMQVASAKDKHPVVSDMIFFGVIQEIWVLDYHKYQVPMFKCNWVENNNGIKVDDLGFTLVNLKRVGFKSDSFILASQAKQVFYIEDPQDPTWNCHWGNLRSDLALNNLLISGTMEAREQFRKGYHNGKAAENNEAEPVESTETEMTRSSRGHTRLDKVVRQRVQGVRKDVMFNKIGQPIGEFAAEMQSYIGVLAREKIKISYKNWKQVPSDVKELIWESVNLTYNVSPSWRKGCLHSANSKWWQYKAHLTEKFIFSKFDKPEELKEPPSGYGIPRNDWSSFVITRMSVDFMVRSIINYFLKTI from the exons ATGGACAAAGCTTGGATGTCAAAGAACAGATTATCACATGAATATGAGGTTGGGGTAGAATCTTTTCTGCAATTTGCAATGCAAAATGCCAACGATCCAAATGAAATACCTTGCCCCTGCACAAGATGTGGTAATCTACAGATGAAAGATGTTCGCACTATAAGGGCACATTTGTGTTCTAATGGCATGGATTTAACATATCATACATGGATTTGGCACGGGGAAAGATCTACGGTCAAGAACCCAATGAATGATAGTGATCAAGTAGGACCAGATGAACACAAATATTTTGCCGAGGAAACTATAGATATGGCACATGATGCATATGATAGCTATGCTGAGAATCCAAGCCAATTTCATAAGATACTTGAAGATGCCGAACACCTTTATACTCTGGATGCACAAAATTTACAAA GAGAAATGCTTCCTGATCACAATGAATTGCCTTTATCCTACTATGATGCAAAGAAAAGCTTCAGTGCATTAggaatgaattatgtgaaaataCATGCTTGCCCTAATGATTGTATCTTGTACCGGAAAGAGTTTGAGGACTTGTCCAATTGTCCTATTTGCGGTATGTCTAGGTGGAAGTTGGGTAATAATTCTGTGGTGAATGAAGGTACTCCTACAAAGGTTCTTTGGTACTTCCCACCTATTCCTAGATTTCAAAGATTATTTCGGAACAAAGAGGTGTCTAAAGAGTTAACTTGgcatgctgataaaagaatttGTGATGGATACTTGCGTGATCCAGCTGATTCGTCGGCTTGGAAAGTAGTGGATCACAAATGGCCGGATTTTGCATCGGAGTCAAGAAATCTTAGATTGGCCATATCAGCATATGGGATCAATCCCCATAGTTTGATGAGTTCTGCATATAGCTGTTTTCCAGTTGTGATGATCACTTACAACCTTCCTCCATGGTTGTGTATGAAGAGAAAATTTATGATGCTGACTTTATTGATTTCTGGACCCAAACAACCTGGAAATGATATTGACGTTTATTTAGCACCTCTAGTTGATGACTTAAAATGTTTATGGGAGATAGGTGTTGATGCATATGATGCATATCGGAAAGAATATTTCTCGCTCAGAGCTGTCTTACTATGGACAATCAATGATTTTCCTGCTTATGGGAACATGTCAGGTTGTGTTGTGAAAGGATATCAAGCATGCCCTATCTGTGGGGAAGAAACATATTCGACCAGGTTGAAGCATAGTAGAAAAATGTCATATACAG GAAAAACAAAGTATGGGGTAGCCGCTAGACTAGACCTTGTGGAGATGAATGTGAGGACTGATTTGGCACCAAAGATGGAGGAGAATAGAACTTTTTTGCCAGCAGCTTGTTTTACACTAAGTAGGACTGAGAAAAGAAAACTTTGCAATTCTTTGTTTGGAATGAAAGTCCCGACAGGTTACTCCTCCAATGTTAAAAATCTGGTGTCAGTGAAGGACTTAAAACTTGTTGGCCTCAAGTCACATGACTACCATATTTTGATGCAACAATTGTTTCCAATCGCCATCCGCGATGTCTTGCCTAAACATGTTAGAGATAATATCATCCGGTTGTGTGGGTTCTTCAATGTTTTATGCAATAAAGTGATAGATGTCTCAAAGTTGGATGGTCTGCAAAGAGAGATTGTTACCCTATTGTGTatgcttgaaaaatattttccaccatcGTTTTTCGATATAATGGTTCATTTAACTGTCCATCTTGTGCGGGAGGTAAAATTGTGTGGACCTGTTTGGTATAGGCAGATGTACCCATTTGAAAGATTCATGAAGATCTTGAAAGGCTATGTGCAAAATCGCAATCGGCCGGAAGGGTGTATAGCCGAATGTTACGTTGCTGAAGAGGCTGTGGAATTTTGCTCCGACTACATGTCTAACGTTCATACAATTGGGATCCCAACAAGGCATCGACAATTACAACTTACTAGGCCTTTATCTGGTGCCGTAGTGTACTCCACTAGCCTTGATGAGTTGCATCAAGCGCATCGCTATGTGTTGGAAAATGATGTTGACGTTGATCCATATATCGA ggaACACATGACATTTCTGAATGAAAAATTTCCCAATAAAGCTAAGTCCAAAAAGTGGTTACAAGATGAGCACAACCGCGCGTTTGCTAACTGGTTACGTGACCGT GTTGGAAGTGGTGTTGGTCATTCCACCTGTCAAATATCAGAAAGATTAAAGTGGATAGCCCATGGACCTAGAAATCAAGTGTTAAAGTACTCTAGCTATCTGATTGATGGGGTAACTTATCATACCAAAGAGTGTGATGATACACGAGTTGTTCAAAACTCTGGAGTAAGCTTAATTGCAAAAACAATGCAAGTTGCCAGTGCAAAGGACAAACATCCAGTTGTGTCAGACATGATTTTCTTTGGAGTCATTCAAGAGATATGGGTACTCGATTACCACAAATATCAAGTTCCAATGTTTAAATGTAATTGGGTTGAGAATAATAACGGTATTAAAGTTGATGATCTTGGTTTCACGTTGGTGAACTTGAAAAGAGTTGGATTCAAATCTGACTCTTTTATCTTAGCCAGTCAAGCAAAGCAGGTGTTTTATATTGAAGATCCTCAAGATCCTACATG GAACTGTCATTGGGGAAACTTGAGGTCTGATTTGGCATTGAATAATCTTCTAATTTCTGGCACTATGGAAGCTCGTGAACAGTTTCGTAAGGGTTATCACAATGGTAAAGCTGCTGAAAACAATGAGGCAGAACCGGTGGAATCTACTGAGACCGAGATGACAAGAAGTTCTAGAGGACATACACGTTTGGATAAGGTCGTTAGGCAAAGGGTGCAGGGAGTTAGAAAGGATGTAATGTTCAATAAAATTGGACAGCCAATAGGAGAGTTTGCGGCTGAAATGCAGAGTTATATAGGAGTTCTCGCTCGAGAAAAGATTAAGATCAGTTACAAGAATTGGAAGCAAGTTCCAAGTGATGTTAAAGAGTTAATATGGGAATCAGTTAAT CTGACATACAATGTTAGCCCAAGCTGGAGGAAGGGCTGTTTGCATTCAGCGAATAGTAAGTGGTGGCAATACAAGGCGCATCTAACTGAGAAGTTCATTTTCTCGAAGTTTGATAAACCAGAGGAGTTGAAAGAACCGCCAAGTGGCTACGGTATTCCACGGAATGATTGGAGTTCCTTTGTAATCACTCGCATGTCCGTTGACTTCATGGTAAGATCGATTATTAATTACTtcttaaaaacaatttaa